One Vicugna pacos unplaced genomic scaffold, VicPac4 scaffold_19, whole genome shotgun sequence genomic region harbors:
- the LOC140693310 gene encoding heat shock transcription factor, Y-linked-like, with the protein MAHISSEIQDMSHKDGPTGSGNSGRSLLCDQTFSEDLDLSSMIEENAFQNLSEESLIKRPCYTHCVSEPDEDNDFGSLTFPRKLWKMSGSDQFKSIWWGDNGSSIVIDEVVLKKEVLEKKAPFRIFETGSMKSLLRPINFYGFRKVRQKFQRSACLVDFLAEEKEASVSSKLHFYHNPNFKRGCPQVLVRIKRRVGIKNSSLVSSLPEDFKEQHFKAGYNVDNNNSEFVADTIEESAFLPSANLNMPLMRKPSTSHIIGDTTTPIRGDFSPPSSMSDQQNKLQWINELFSIS; encoded by the exons atggcacatatttcttcagaaattcaagatatgtctcataaagatggaccaactggctcaggaaactccggtagatctctattgtgtgatcaaacattctctgaggacttggacttgagttctatgattgaagaaaatgcttttcagaatttgtctgaagaatccttgataaaaagaccatgctacacacattgtgtctctgaaccagatgaagataatgattttggttctctgacatttccaagaaagctctggaaaatgtctgggagtgaccaatttaaatccatctggtggggtgataatggatcttccatagtgattgatgaagttgtcttgaagaaggaagttttggaaaaaaaggcccctttcagaatatttgaaactggaagtatgaaaagtttacttagacccattaacttttatgggtttaggaaagtgcggcagaaatttcaaagatctgcttgtctagttgactttctagcagaagaaaaagaagcctctgtttcaagcaag ctgcacttttatcataatccaaattttaaacgaggctgtccccaggttttagtgagaataaaaagaagagttgggattaaaaattcctctctggtatcttcattgcctgaagacttcaaagagcagcactttaaagcagggtataatgtggataataataattctgaatttgtggctgacactattgaagaaagtgcatttttaccttctgcaaatttaaacatgcctctaatgagaaagccctctactagccacataattggtgatacaactaccccgatcagaggtgatttttctcctccatcatcaatgtcagaccaacagaacaaattgcagtggatcaacgagctattttcaatcagttga